One genomic segment of Ammoniphilus sp. CFH 90114 includes these proteins:
- a CDS encoding DJ-1/PfpI family protein translates to MSKKVLIVSGDAVEALEIYYPYYRCIEEGFEVVIASPTRKTLHTVCHDFEPHSETYTEKPAYRLESHMAFSEVNPAEFDGLIIPGGRAPEYIRLNEHLKSIVSHFFIEGKPVASICHGSQVLALVGEYIQGKEMTAYQACRPDVEACGALYKTETLHVDGTLVSAHAWPDLPGFMREFMKLMK, encoded by the coding sequence ATGAGTAAAAAGGTGTTAATCGTTTCAGGTGATGCTGTAGAGGCGCTAGAAATCTATTATCCATATTATCGATGCATAGAAGAAGGCTTTGAAGTGGTTATTGCTTCCCCTACGCGAAAGACGTTACATACGGTGTGCCATGATTTTGAACCACATAGCGAAACCTATACGGAAAAGCCTGCCTATCGTCTCGAATCTCATATGGCTTTCTCTGAAGTCAACCCCGCTGAGTTTGATGGTCTAATTATTCCCGGTGGACGTGCCCCCGAATATATTCGGTTGAACGAACATCTGAAGTCTATTGTCTCTCATTTCTTTATCGAAGGGAAGCCTGTCGCTTCCATTTGCCACGGTTCTCAGGTATTGGCTCTAGTAGGAGAGTATATCCAAGGAAAAGAAATGACAGCTTACCAGGCTTGCCGTCCGGATGTGGAAGCATGCGGAGCTCTGTATAAGACAGAGACGCTGCATGTGGATGGAACTCTGGTTTCTGCCCATGCTTGGCCAGATCTGCCCGGTTTCATGAGAGAATTCATGAAATTGATGAAATAG
- a CDS encoding metallophosphoesterase, producing MHCTIKGTEIYGFHATPDSLFDVIAPHAEDAVFERRFLSSRDAQIYVYAHIHKPYIRYINGKVIMNIGSVGLPFDGLPKASYGLIDIQEVSFTTSIQRVAYDLDKVVALYHEVEYPNAKMMTEVVRNGRIGS from the coding sequence ATTCACTGTACCATCAAGGGGACAGAAATATATGGATTCCACGCGACACCGGATAGTTTATTTGATGTCATTGCTCCTCATGCTGAAGATGCGGTATTTGAACGTCGGTTTTTGAGTTCTCGGGATGCTCAGATTTATGTGTATGCTCATATTCATAAACCCTATATTAGATACATTAACGGTAAGGTAATTATGAATATAGGGAGCGTAGGCCTTCCCTTTGATGGACTTCCAAAAGCTTCCTATGGCCTAATTGATATTCAAGAAGTTAGCTTCACTACCTCCATCCAACGAGTGGCCTATGACCTAGATAAGGTCGTCGCACTCTATCATGAAGTGGAATATCCGAACGCGAAAATGATGACGGAGGTAGTTCGGAACGGGAGAATTGGATCTTAG
- a CDS encoding metallophosphoesterase, translated as MKIALISDIHGNAVALEAVLDDIKKQDADKIYVLGDLCYRGPEPKRALELIRGLNTEVIKGNADEWVVRGVRAGEVPEKLIELMNHEREWTVSKLEPLDMEYLASLPNSFTVPSRGQKYMDSTRHRIVYLMSLLLMLKMRYLNVGF; from the coding sequence ATGAAGATTGCATTGATTTCCGATATTCACGGAAATGCCGTTGCGCTTGAGGCAGTTTTAGATGATATAAAGAAGCAGGATGCAGATAAGATATATGTATTGGGTGATCTTTGTTATCGAGGACCAGAGCCTAAACGAGCACTGGAGCTCATTCGTGGGTTGAATACGGAAGTGATCAAAGGGAATGCCGATGAATGGGTGGTTCGAGGGGTTCGGGCTGGGGAGGTTCCGGAAAAATTGATAGAGCTCATGAATCACGAACGAGAGTGGACTGTTTCCAAGTTGGAACCATTAGATATGGAGTATCTCGCAAGTTTGCCTAACTCATTCACTGTACCATCAAGGGGACAGAAATATATGGATTCCACGCGACACCGGATAGTTTATTTGATGTCATTGCTCCTCATGCTGAAGATGCGGTATTTGAACGTCGGTTTTTGA